One Mycolicibacterium goodii genomic region harbors:
- a CDS encoding inositol monophosphatase family protein encodes MTENSTDPAELRAVAEQLAAEAAELVLRRRAEVFGVRTSDDAASGASAVRTKSTPTDPVTVVDTETERWLRERLAVLRPGEHVLGEEEGGQQDGRAGLSWVLDPIDGTVNFVYGIPAYAVSVAVQLDGRSIAGAVAHVSAGAVYSAALGAGAYVRQGGVTTPLRCSAVDDLSMTLVGTGFSYSHEARGRQARVLAQILPVVRDMRRLGSCALDLCMVAAGQLDAYYEDGVHVWDWAAAALIAAEAGATVWVPTGAGGGKVIAAAPGVATALRDALAGAGMDL; translated from the coding sequence GTGACCGAGAACAGCACCGATCCAGCCGAACTGCGGGCTGTGGCCGAGCAGTTGGCAGCAGAAGCCGCAGAACTGGTCCTTCGTCGTCGCGCCGAGGTGTTCGGCGTGAGAACGTCCGACGACGCGGCGAGCGGGGCGTCGGCAGTGCGCACCAAGAGCACGCCGACGGACCCTGTGACCGTCGTGGACACCGAAACCGAACGGTGGTTGCGCGAGCGTCTGGCGGTGCTGCGGCCCGGCGAGCACGTCCTCGGCGAAGAAGAGGGCGGGCAGCAGGACGGCCGCGCGGGGCTCAGTTGGGTGCTCGATCCGATCGACGGCACGGTGAACTTCGTCTACGGCATACCGGCGTACGCGGTGTCGGTGGCCGTCCAGTTGGACGGGCGATCCATCGCGGGGGCCGTCGCACACGTGTCGGCCGGTGCGGTCTACTCGGCCGCGCTGGGCGCCGGCGCGTATGTGCGCCAGGGCGGCGTGACGACGCCGCTGCGCTGCAGCGCCGTCGATGATCTGTCGATGACGCTGGTGGGCACGGGGTTCTCCTACTCACACGAGGCTCGGGGGCGCCAGGCCCGGGTGCTGGCGCAGATCCTGCCCGTGGTGCGCGACATGCGCAGGCTCGGGTCGTGCGCGCTGGACCTGTGCATGGTCGCCGCGGGCCAACTCGACGCCTACTACGAAGACGGCGTCCACGTGTGGGACTGGGCCGCGGCGGCGTTGATCGCGGCCGAGGCCGGGGCCACGGTATGGGTGCCGACGGGCGCCGGTGGCGGCAAGGTCATCGCGGCGGCACCCGGCGTCGCCACCGCCCTGCGCGACGCGCTAGCAGGCGCCGGTATGGATCTTTGA